TTCCAGCGATCTTTTAAAAACTTCCGAAGCTCAAGTTCACGGGCATTATTGCCAGGTTCATAAAATTTTGTGCCTGCGATTTTTTCGGGTAGATATTCTTGTGGGATAAAATTGCCCTCACCCATGTGCGAGTACTGATATCCTTTTCCATAATCCATATTCTTCATCAATTGTGTTGGCGCATTCCTGATATGCATAGGCACCGGAAGATCTCCATGCTTACTAACCGCAGCCAAGGCTTCATTAATGGCAACATAAGCAGCATTGCTCTTTGCAGAAGATGCAAGATAGGTAGCACATTGTGATAAGATGATTCTGCTTTCAGGATAGCCTATCTTATTCACTGCATCAAAAGTAGTATTGGCTAATAACAATGCATTTGGATTGGCATTACCGATATCTTCACTCGCGAAAATGACCATTCTGCGTGCGATGAATTTCACATCTTCACCACCTTCGATCATTCTTGCTAACCAATAGACAGCTCCATTGGGATCGCTGCCTCGCATACTTTTAATGAAAGCAGAGATGATGTCGTAATGCTGTTCACCCTGTTTGTCATACAAGGCTATTTTCTTTTGAGCCACTTGCATGACAAGTGCATCAGTAATCACGATTTTTTTCTGAGGTACACGACTGGCTTCTGTGCTGATGACCAATTCAAATAAGTTCAATAATTTTCTTGCATCCCCACCCGAGATATTGATCAATGCGGTTGTTTCTTTGATATCTACGGAAAGATCATGCAGTAGTTCATCTTTTTGCAGCGTATGTTGTAGTAAACGGATCAGATCATTATCCTGAAGAGATTTCAATACATACACCTGACACCTGCTTAGCAACGCACTATTGACTTCAAAGGATGGATTTTCTGTAGTTGCTCCAATTAAAGTGATAATACCTTTTTCAACAGCGCCTAACAATGCATCTTGCTGTCCTTTATTGAAGCGATGGATCTCATCAATAAATAATACCGCACCGGGTTTGTGGTTTGCTTCCTCTATGACTTCCCGTACATCTTTCACTCCACTACTAATAGCGCTCAGTTGAAAGTAGGGGGCTTGTAAACTATGTGCGATGATATTGGCAATGGTGGTCTTTCCAACGCCTGGTGGTCCCCATAAGAGCATAGAAGGAATACGCTTGTTCTCAATAGCGGTTCTTAAAATACTTCCCTTGCCGGTCAGGTGTTCTTGCCCAACAAGATCATCCAATGTTGTTGGACGCATTCTTTCTGCTAATGGTGTACTGCTATTCACACTTGTAAATTACAGAAAAGAAAAGATGTTTTACAGCTGTTAATCCTCAATCACTAGGATAGGGTAGATTGGCTGAAAAGATGTCCGAATTTTTTCAGCATTTTGAAACCTAAGATCACATGGACAAGGATCAAAATACTCACGACCAGCATAAATCCGGCAACGCCACGCAGAATAGAAACGAAAAAGCCTGAATCTATTCCTTCAGGAAGATTAGGCTGTGATTCCATGGCTTTTTCAACAAAGTCTTGTAGTGCAACAGGCCCCAACATAAAAATACCAACAGCATTTAAGAAGAAAAGTGCGCCCATGCCCAAACAAACAAATGCATTCACACGTATCCAATCACGAAGTGAGGTTTTGCAAGGAGCGTTTCTCTCAATTCCGTTAGATATGAATTTAAGACTCGAAAAAGTATAAATGACCAAGCTAGCAAACATGAATAACATGAACCACATGGGTGGATTACCGATGGCAGGTATCAAAATCAGAAAACCCATCAACCCAAAGAAACAGGCCACCGGAATAAGGATGTAAGTCAGTATTCGATAAATGGTTAGTTGTTTCATAGTATTAGATTGACTGACTATTTTGATTGATTGTAAGCCGCAGATTCGCTACTTAAAATCTGCGAATCTGCGGCTAAAAAAAATACTAATTTTTGAGGTCTAGTTTAATTTGTAATTCATCAAACTGATGCGCATCAATAGTGCTCGGTGCATCAAGCATGACATCTCTGCCACTGTTATTTTTAGGGAATGCTATAAAGTCGCGGATACTCTCACTTCCACCAAGAATTGCGCAAAGTCTGTCGAAGCCAAATGCAATACCTCCGTGTGGAGGAGCACCATATTCGAAAGCACCTAAAAGAAAACCAAACTTATGTTGCGCTTCCTCTTCACTCATACCTAAAGCAGCAAACATTTTCTCTTGCAACTCTCGCTGATAGATACGAATAGATCCACCTCCGATCTCATTACCATTCAATACCATATCATAAGCGTTCGCTTTGATATTGGAATAAGGATGTTCGAGATATTTATCCGCATTTTCAATTACCGGATTGTTATTGATCATCACACTGATCTGATCTGGTTTGGGAGAAGTAAAAGGGTGATGTCTAGCTACCCATCTGTTCCCTTCTTCATCATATTCAAACAATGGGAAGTCGAGTACCCATAATAATCTGAATTCATCTTCTTTTCTTAGCCCTAAACGTTTTCCCATTTCGAGTCGAAGTTCGCTAATGGCTTTACGTGTTCTTTCTTCTCTTCCTGCCAATATCAATACAAGATCTCCTGCTTTTGCACCAGCTGCATCAGCGATCGCTTTCAATTTATCTTCCGTATAAAATTTATCTACGCTGCTTTTATAGGTTCCATCTGCATTACACTTGATATATACCAACCCCTGCATTCCTATTTGAGGGCGCTTCACCCATTCTGTCAGTTCATCGGTTTGTTTACGGGTGTATTCACTACAACCCGGAGCAGCAATGGCTAATACTGTTTCAGCATTATCAAAGACTCCAAACCCTGCACCATTGATCAGTTCGCCGGTAGCAATGATCTTCCCGCCTTTTAGAAAAGCAGATTTCAGATTGGCGATCTGCATCCCAAAACGGATATCTGGTTTATCGTTGCCATAGGTCCACATGGCATCTTCCCAGGTCATGCGTTCAACCTTATCTGTGTAGTCAATATTCTTGACTTCTTTGAAAATACTTTTGATCATGCCCTCAAACATGGTAAGGATGTCTTCCTGCTCCACAAAAGACATTTCACAATCTATCTGCGTGAATTCAGGTTGACGATCAGCACGTAAATCTTCATCTCTAAAGCATTTAACGATCTGATAATAACGATCATAACCACTCACCATCAATAGCTGCTTAAAAGTTTGTGGTGATTGAGGTAAAGCATAAAATTGTCCCGGATTCATTCTGGATGGCACCACAAAATCGCGGGCCCCTTCCGGTGTAGATTTGATGAGGAAAGGTGTTTCAATATCCATGAAGTGATTTTCATGGAGATAGTTACGCGCTGCTCTATTTACAGCATAGCGTAGTTCGATGTTTTTCTTAACCGCATTTCTGCGAAGATCCAGGAAACGATATTTCATACGCAGGTCATCGCCACCATCAGTATCATCTTGAATGGTGAAAGGAGGAACGGCTGCTTTGTTCAAGATTTTAAAACTGCTGATATGTATTTCGATATCTCCTGTTGGAATATTGGGATTCTTATTGCTTCTCTCTGCAACATTACCGGTGGCTTGTATTACAAACTCTCTTCCCAGTGGTTGAGCGTCCAATTCGGTATTGAGTTCTTCACCAAACAATAACTGGGTAATACCATATCGGTCACGCAGGTCCACAAAAGTGATCGCCCCAAATTTTCTAACGGTTTGTACCCAGCCGGCCAGGGTCACTTGTTTTCCGGCATCACCGGTTCTTAACTCTCCACAAGTATGTGTACGGAACATAGAGATTTTTTTATTGAGTCCATGGACCATGGTCTATGGACCATAGTCTCGCAAGGCCGCAAATATACTCCAAAACCCGCAAGCCCCGTAGTGATTTAGCGATGGAAAACCTGTGTTTTTGTATCATCTTTGCAACATGCATGCAAGCCGAACACGCAAGGTGAACAGGATCTCTGTCGCCGTTTTCTTTTTTATGGCAGGTATTTGTTTCGCTAGTTGGGCGAGTCGGATACCTGATATCAAGTTACAACTAGGATTAAGTGATGCAGGATTAGGTGCTGTATTATTAGCCTTACCCTGTGGATTGATGCTTAGTCTCCCTCTTTCCGGTTGGGCAGTTACTCGTTTCAGCAGTAAGACCATGGTCACGATAGCTGCGGTAGGATATCCACTCACATTGATCTTAATAGGGTTGGTAAGTGCCACCTGGCAACTGGCAGGAGTATTATTTGTATTCGGAATTTTCGGGAACCTATATAATATCTCAGCAAACACCCAAGCAGTAGGTGTAGAATCATTATACCAACGATCCATCATGGCTACTTTTCATGGCATCTGGAGTTTGGCCGGATTTTCAGGTGCAGCTGTAGGTACATTTATGATTGCACAAGGCATAGCGCCTTTGCATCATTTTATGATCGTTTGTATTTGTTGTTTAGTGGTTGTATTACTGGCACAAGGAAAGATCTTGCCGGAAGACGCCAAGTCAGCAGATAAAACACCGCTCTTCGCTAAACCGGATGCTACCATCTTACGATTAGGTTTAATCGCATTTGGCTGCTTGGTATGTGAAGGAACTATGTTCGACTGGAGTGGTGTTTATTTTCAAAAGGTGGTCAAAGCACCACAGGAATTGGTGACACTTGGGTACTCAGTTTTTATGGGAACGATGGCTACAGGTAGATTCGTGGGCGATAAACTGGTTACTAGATTTGGTATACAGCAGATGTTGCAGATCAGTGGTATCGTGATCTGTAGTGGATTATCTGTCGCAGTCTTATTTCCAACATTGATACCGGCAACGATCGGGTTCTTTCTCGTAGGATTTGGCGTTTCCTCTGTTGTTCCTTTGGTATACAGCGCAACTGGAAAATCAACAACCATGTCTCCTGGAGTTGCTTTGGCAGCAGTATCTACCATTGGATTTCTTGGGTTTCTGATCGGTCCTCCATTGATCGGCTTTATCGCAGAGATAGCCGGTTTGAGATGGTCATTTACTGTCATTGCCATGGTCGGATTATCTACTACGATCATGGCTACGTTCATGAAATGGGATCGTTAAATAAAATCTAAAAGGATTTGTTTCTTCTGTAAAATCATTTTTTGGTCGAAGAATTGAATGTTGTTCTATGAA
Above is a genomic segment from Sediminibacterium sp. KACHI17 containing:
- a CDS encoding MFS transporter; this translates as MHASRTRKVNRISVAVFFFMAGICFASWASRIPDIKLQLGLSDAGLGAVLLALPCGLMLSLPLSGWAVTRFSSKTMVTIAAVGYPLTLILIGLVSATWQLAGVLFVFGIFGNLYNISANTQAVGVESLYQRSIMATFHGIWSLAGFSGAAVGTFMIAQGIAPLHHFMIVCICCLVVVLLAQGKILPEDAKSADKTPLFAKPDATILRLGLIAFGCLVCEGTMFDWSGVYFQKVVKAPQELVTLGYSVFMGTMATGRFVGDKLVTRFGIQQMLQISGIVICSGLSVAVLFPTLIPATIGFFLVGFGVSSVVPLVYSATGKSTTMSPGVALAAVSTIGFLGFLIGPPLIGFIAEIAGLRWSFTVIAMVGLSTTIMATFMKWDR
- a CDS encoding replication-associated recombination protein A; the encoded protein is MRPTTLDDLVGQEHLTGKGSILRTAIENKRIPSMLLWGPPGVGKTTIANIIAHSLQAPYFQLSAISSGVKDVREVIEEANHKPGAVLFIDEIHRFNKGQQDALLGAVEKGIITLIGATTENPSFEVNSALLSRCQVYVLKSLQDNDLIRLLQHTLQKDELLHDLSVDIKETTALINISGGDARKLLNLFELVISTEASRVPQKKIVITDALVMQVAQKKIALYDKQGEQHYDIISAFIKSMRGSDPNGAVYWLARMIEGGEDVKFIARRMVIFASEDIGNANPNALLLANTTFDAVNKIGYPESRIILSQCATYLASSAKSNAAYVAINEALAAVSKHGDLPVPMHIRNAPTQLMKNMDYGKGYQYSHMGEGNFIPQEYLPEKIAGTKFYEPGNNARELELRKFLKDRWKDKYNY
- the aspS gene encoding aspartate--tRNA ligase; amino-acid sequence: MFRTHTCGELRTGDAGKQVTLAGWVQTVRKFGAITFVDLRDRYGITQLLFGEELNTELDAQPLGREFVIQATGNVAERSNKNPNIPTGDIEIHISSFKILNKAAVPPFTIQDDTDGGDDLRMKYRFLDLRRNAVKKNIELRYAVNRAARNYLHENHFMDIETPFLIKSTPEGARDFVVPSRMNPGQFYALPQSPQTFKQLLMVSGYDRYYQIVKCFRDEDLRADRQPEFTQIDCEMSFVEQEDILTMFEGMIKSIFKEVKNIDYTDKVERMTWEDAMWTYGNDKPDIRFGMQIANLKSAFLKGGKIIATGELINGAGFGVFDNAETVLAIAAPGCSEYTRKQTDELTEWVKRPQIGMQGLVYIKCNADGTYKSSVDKFYTEDKLKAIADAAGAKAGDLVLILAGREERTRKAISELRLEMGKRLGLRKEDEFRLLWVLDFPLFEYDEEGNRWVARHHPFTSPKPDQISVMINNNPVIENADKYLEHPYSNIKANAYDMVLNGNEIGGGSIRIYQRELQEKMFAALGMSEEEAQHKFGFLLGAFEYGAPPHGGIAFGFDRLCAILGGSESIRDFIAFPKNNSGRDVMLDAPSTIDAHQFDELQIKLDLKN